The sequence CACGCCGAACCAGAGCGTGACCTATCAGCAGGTGATGGCGCATCCGGTGCGCCGGCACAAGCCGGTCAGACATCATTACGTCCGCTCGGCCCGCGCCCATTGTCAGGCGGGCCTCAAGGGCTGCGACTGATCCGGTCGGCACGGTCCCGGCATGCGCATCCCGGGACCTGATCGGATCCGCGATGGTCAGAGAAGGCTGAGATCCGTCGCCATCTGGCGACCGTCGCGGCCTTCGGTCAATTCGTAGCTCACCTTCTGGTCATCAGCCAGACCTGTCAGCCCCGACCGTTCCACGGCCGAAATGTGTACGAAAACGTCGTTCCCTCCACCTTCGGGTGCGATGAAACCGTACCCCTTGGTCGTGTTGAACCATTTCACGGTGCCAGTTGGCATGATGTCCGTGCCTCCTTTGATCTTTGCGTTCCCGCCGCAGCAGGGCAGGCCCCGCAACAGGCGG is a genomic window of Sulfitobacter alexandrii containing:
- a CDS encoding cold-shock protein, producing MPTGTVKWFNTTKGYGFIAPEGGGNDVFVHISAVERSGLTGLADDQKVSYELTEGRDGRQMATDLSLL